The Hyphomonas sediminis genome contains a region encoding:
- a CDS encoding TldD/PmbA family protein → MMADSQISPENTLSDLLDQCRKAGADAADARLGIADGVSVSVRDGKLESIEREESASIALRCLFGKRQASVSGADLSREGLKTLAERCVAMAKAVPEDKFCGVADPSQLVQGNADMDLSGEAELSADLLEREALAAEAAALAVAGVKTVAGCGSSWNRSSRWVASSNGFRSYKTGTSTGLGLSAVAEKDGQMERDYDSWSVRFLKDRPGAEEVGKTAGERTIARLGARKIATQKAAVIFDRRVSDSLLGAFLGAISGPSIARGVSYLKNRMGEQVFAKGIYITDDPFRPLGMGSRVHDGEGLPVAETHLIEDGKLTTWLLNLPSARQLGLQSNGFASLGFGDPPGVTTSNVYLRPGKDSPGALAKQVGKGLLVTDMFGPSINPNTGDYSVGVAGFWIENGEIAWPVSEVTVAGDLPSMFARMIPASDLELRSTRDAPSILIEDMNLAGS, encoded by the coding sequence ATGATGGCTGATTCCCAGATTTCCCCCGAAAACACGCTTTCCGATCTTCTCGACCAGTGCCGCAAGGCCGGGGCCGACGCGGCTGATGCGCGCCTCGGAATCGCCGATGGCGTCAGCGTATCGGTGCGCGATGGCAAGCTCGAAAGCATCGAGCGCGAAGAGAGCGCCAGCATCGCCCTGCGTTGCCTGTTCGGAAAGCGCCAGGCCAGCGTCTCTGGCGCCGACCTCAGCCGCGAGGGCCTGAAGACCCTGGCAGAGCGCTGCGTCGCCATGGCCAAGGCCGTTCCTGAAGACAAATTCTGCGGTGTGGCAGACCCCTCCCAGCTGGTGCAGGGCAATGCCGATATGGACCTTTCCGGCGAGGCGGAACTCTCTGCCGATCTGCTGGAACGTGAAGCACTTGCAGCAGAAGCCGCCGCGCTCGCTGTGGCCGGTGTGAAGACCGTGGCCGGCTGCGGCTCCTCCTGGAACCGCTCGTCCCGCTGGGTCGCCTCCAGCAATGGTTTCCGCTCTTACAAGACTGGCACCTCCACCGGCCTTGGCCTCTCCGCCGTCGCTGAAAAGGACGGCCAGATGGAGCGCGACTATGACAGCTGGTCGGTCCGCTTCCTGAAGGATCGCCCCGGCGCAGAGGAAGTCGGCAAGACCGCCGGCGAGCGCACCATCGCCCGCCTCGGCGCCCGCAAGATCGCTACCCAGAAAGCCGCCGTCATCTTCGACCGCCGTGTCTCTGACAGCCTGCTGGGCGCCTTCCTCGGCGCGATTTCCGGCCCATCGATTGCCCGCGGTGTCAGCTACCTGAAAAACCGCATGGGAGAGCAGGTGTTCGCCAAGGGCATCTACATCACCGACGATCCCTTCCGCCCCCTCGGCATGGGCAGCCGCGTGCATGATGGCGAAGGCCTGCCGGTCGCCGAAACGCATCTCATCGAAGACGGCAAGCTGACCACCTGGCTGCTGAACCTGCCGTCCGCGCGACAGCTTGGGCTACAATCCAATGGCTTTGCCTCACTCGGTTTTGGTGATCCGCCGGGGGTCACGACCTCGAACGTGTACCTGCGGCCCGGCAAGGACAGTCCTGGCGCCCTCGCCAAGCAGGTCGGCAAGGGCCTTCTGGTGACCGATATGTTCGGCCCCTCGATCAACCCCAATACCGGCGACTATTCGGTCGGCGTGGCGGGCTTCTGGATCGAGAATGGCGAGATTGCCTGGCCGGTCTCTGAAGTGACAGTGGCGGGCGATCTGCCCTCGATGTTCGCGCGGATGATCCCGGCCAGTGACCTTGAGCTGCGCTCTACGCGCGATGCACCCTCGATCCTCATAGAGGACATGAACCTTGCTGGCAGCTGA
- a CDS encoding MAPEG family protein, translated as MTPIATAAVYIGVNILILFWLSFRVVGRRRSAQVSLGTGGDAQLEQRVRAHGNASEYIPVTMLGLFVVASLAAPLWAIHAIGGVFTLGRVLHGFGLSGNIMASRAFGMVLTWLGMLGAAVALFWFALT; from the coding sequence ATGACCCCCATCGCGACTGCTGCCGTCTATATCGGCGTGAACATCCTTATCCTGTTCTGGCTGTCCTTCCGGGTGGTTGGCCGCCGCCGGTCGGCGCAGGTCTCCCTCGGCACGGGCGGCGACGCCCAGCTCGAGCAGCGCGTCCGCGCCCATGGCAATGCGTCCGAATACATCCCGGTCACCATGCTGGGCCTGTTCGTGGTCGCCAGCCTCGCCGCGCCGCTTTGGGCCATCCATGCCATCGGCGGGGTGTTCACCCTTGGGCGGGTGCTTCACGGGTTTGGCCTCTCGGGCAATATCATGGCCTCACGCGCCTTCGGCATGGTGCTCACCTGGCTGGGCATGCTCGGCGCCGCTGTGGCCCTGTTCTGGTTCGCTTTGACCTGA
- a CDS encoding ABC transporter ATP-binding protein, protein MFRAHFWPQKAWFIGGTLMALLSAACSIGYVAVLDYVGNGLQRDIEKAAGGAAASIDWIWAGIATIILLTIGRALSMYWMNLLNNTGVQRGLVGVQTVQYDALTDGDFARISGDASGSYVSRFINDVVAIREAALRFANNFPKSLATVIGVLAWLFWKDWQLALIITVVYPLALGPVVSLGNSVRKRSKRAQEQTGEITSLLTEGIQSARVVKAYGLEDWQKARAAKGFTERSHLFLKVLTKRAGVDPVLEVFGGFALAALLGFVAWRIAQGESTLGDFLGFIAAVGIAAPEVRALGAIGAVAQEGAAAADRVFEIVDQPPVVADRTGAGKLENVRGEIEFRDVHFAYPDGTQALKGLSFAARPGETVAIVGASGAGKSTVFNLLMRLYDASAGSVLVDGADVRDVTGASLRGQMGLVAQDSALFDDTIANNIALGRIGASREEVEAAARAANAHDFISALPGGYDAPAGEMGRNLSGGQRQRVALARAILRGAPVLLLDEATSALDAESEAKVQAALAGFGKGRTVLIIAHRLSTVRAADRIIVMEEGRAVEEGSHEALMAAGGAYRRLVELQLS, encoded by the coding sequence TTGTTCCGGGCGCATTTCTGGCCGCAGAAAGCATGGTTCATCGGCGGCACGCTGATGGCGCTGCTCTCGGCGGCGTGCAGTATCGGCTATGTCGCCGTGCTCGACTATGTGGGCAACGGCCTGCAGAGGGACATTGAGAAAGCCGCTGGCGGCGCTGCCGCGTCGATCGACTGGATCTGGGCGGGCATCGCCACCATCATCCTGCTGACGATTGGCCGTGCGCTGTCGATGTACTGGATGAACCTGCTGAACAATACCGGCGTCCAGCGCGGCCTCGTCGGCGTGCAGACGGTCCAGTATGACGCGCTGACGGATGGCGACTTTGCGCGGATTTCCGGGGATGCCTCCGGCTCCTACGTCTCGCGCTTCATCAATGATGTGGTCGCAATCCGTGAAGCGGCACTGCGCTTTGCCAACAACTTTCCGAAGAGCCTTGCCACGGTCATCGGCGTGCTGGCCTGGCTGTTCTGGAAAGACTGGCAGCTCGCGCTGATCATCACGGTCGTCTATCCGCTGGCGCTCGGGCCGGTTGTCTCGCTCGGAAACTCCGTCCGTAAGCGGTCCAAACGCGCGCAGGAACAGACTGGCGAGATCACCTCGCTGCTCACTGAGGGCATCCAGTCGGCCCGCGTGGTGAAAGCCTATGGGCTGGAAGACTGGCAGAAGGCGCGCGCCGCGAAAGGCTTTACCGAACGTTCGCACCTCTTCCTGAAAGTGCTGACCAAGCGCGCGGGCGTTGACCCAGTGCTGGAAGTTTTCGGCGGCTTTGCGCTTGCCGCCTTGCTTGGCTTCGTTGCCTGGCGCATCGCGCAGGGCGAAAGCACGCTGGGCGATTTCCTCGGCTTCATCGCCGCCGTCGGCATTGCCGCGCCGGAAGTGCGCGCGCTGGGCGCTATTGGCGCGGTCGCGCAGGAAGGCGCCGCCGCCGCTGACCGTGTGTTCGAGATTGTCGATCAGCCGCCCGTGGTCGCAGACCGCACAGGCGCCGGAAAGCTCGAAAACGTCCGGGGTGAGATCGAATTCCGCGATGTTCACTTTGCCTATCCCGATGGCACGCAGGCCCTCAAGGGGCTCAGCTTTGCCGCCCGGCCGGGCGAGACAGTGGCGATTGTCGGCGCGTCTGGCGCGGGCAAGTCGACCGTTTTCAACCTGCTCATGCGCCTCTATGATGCGTCGGCCGGAAGCGTCCTGGTGGACGGCGCCGATGTGCGTGATGTGACCGGCGCGAGCCTGCGCGGGCAGATGGGCCTCGTGGCGCAGGACTCTGCCCTGTTTGACGACACGATTGCCAACAACATCGCCCTTGGCCGCATTGGCGCGAGCCGCGAAGAGGTCGAGGCCGCTGCCCGCGCCGCGAACGCGCATGATTTCATTTCTGCGCTGCCCGGTGGTTATGACGCGCCGGCTGGCGAAATGGGGCGTAACCTGTCTGGCGGACAGCGCCAGCGCGTGGCGCTGGCTCGCGCCATCCTGCGCGGCGCGCCGGTCCTGCTGCTGGATGAGGCAACCTCTGCCCTCGACGCGGAAAGCGAAGCAAAGGTGCAGGCCGCGCTAGCGGGGTTCGGCAAAGGCCGCACCGTGCTGATCATTGCTCACCGCCTCTCCACCGTGCGCGCGGCAGACCGCATCATCGTGATGGAAGAGGGTCGGGCAGTCGAAGAAGGCAGCCATGAAGCGCTGATGGCAGCAGGCGGAGCCTATCGCCGGCTGGTGGAGCTTCAGCTCAGCTGA
- a CDS encoding inositol monophosphatase family protein: MLAADRTLEQDLLLMQALAKEAGDLALSYTLKGGAEAWNKTGGKGPVTEADLAVNRLCLKQLQSARPDYGWLSEETLDDPAARATSRVWVVDPIDGTRAYMRGDPDWCIALAIVEEGQAVAGVLYAPALGQMYAARRGAGAFLNGAPMRVSHRNQEEGLRLITNEGVVTHPSWPEPWPEVEVARPKPNATLLRMAFVASGDWDATLVLGEKADWDVAAGAVLVTEAGGQATTHQGEPLVFNRTIPAQRSVLASGNALHPLLVRRSGVVRIPDPQARAPEHPPATTEPKRMNTSAKTGKQLLHIVFGGELKDVTDVEFEDLSQIDFVGAFPNYQEAYDAWKSAAQRTVDQAEMRYFILHAHKLLDPATGDHHHL, translated from the coding sequence TTGCTGGCAGCTGACCGGACCCTCGAACAGGATCTGCTGCTGATGCAGGCGCTGGCCAAGGAGGCCGGTGACCTTGCTCTCTCCTACACACTGAAAGGCGGCGCCGAAGCCTGGAACAAGACCGGCGGCAAAGGCCCGGTCACCGAGGCCGACCTCGCCGTGAACCGGCTTTGCCTCAAACAGCTCCAGTCTGCCCGGCCGGATTATGGCTGGCTTTCCGAAGAAACACTGGACGATCCGGCGGCGCGGGCAACCTCGCGCGTCTGGGTGGTCGACCCGATTGACGGCACGCGCGCCTATATGCGCGGCGATCCAGACTGGTGCATTGCGCTCGCCATCGTGGAGGAGGGGCAGGCGGTTGCCGGCGTTCTCTATGCCCCGGCGCTGGGCCAGATGTATGCCGCGCGCAGGGGCGCTGGCGCCTTCCTCAATGGCGCGCCAATGCGCGTTTCGCACCGCAATCAGGAAGAAGGCCTGCGCCTCATCACCAATGAAGGCGTGGTGACCCATCCTTCCTGGCCCGAGCCGTGGCCGGAAGTTGAGGTCGCCCGGCCCAAGCCGAATGCAACGCTGCTGCGCATGGCATTCGTCGCCTCGGGCGACTGGGACGCCACCCTCGTGCTGGGCGAGAAGGCGGACTGGGATGTGGCCGCCGGCGCTGTGCTCGTGACCGAGGCAGGCGGGCAGGCTACGACCCATCAGGGCGAGCCACTTGTGTTCAACCGGACCATACCTGCCCAGCGCAGTGTCCTCGCCTCTGGAAACGCGCTGCATCCTTTGTTAGTGCGCCGCTCGGGAGTGGTACGCATTCCCGATCCGCAGGCCAGGGCGCCAGAGCACCCGCCTGCCACAACGGAGCCTAAACGGATGAACACGAGCGCGAAAACCGGCAAACAACTGCTGCACATCGTCTTCGGTGGTGAACTGAAAGACGTTACCGATGTCGAATTTGAGGACCTGTCCCAGATCGACTTTGTCGGCGCCTTCCCGAACTATCAGGAAGCCTATGACGCCTGGAAATCGGCCGCCCAGCGGACGGTAGACCAGGCCGAGATGCGCTACTTCATCCTGCACGCCCACAAGCTGCTGGACCCCGCGACAGGGGATCACCATCACCTCTGA
- a CDS encoding fused DSP-PTPase phosphatase/NAD kinase-like protein: MVKITPKSMRKRHVAPDLATPEGRARARRELYLGDHGFLRVWFSNLHQISPEMWRANQPSPKQVLAHAKERGIKTIINLRGPTTKGFYLLEKEACEQAGIELVDYQMFSREAPTVEKVLGARDLFERIQYPALMHCKSGADRAGIMAVLYKLLREKVPFEEAVEQLSGRYLHIRHGKTGVLDAFFEAYASFNAGRPREEWKPFLDWVQQDYDRAAVKAEFLAKLGKGPQLDQILRRE; this comes from the coding sequence ATGGTCAAGATTACCCCCAAAAGCATGCGTAAGCGCCATGTTGCGCCTGATCTGGCGACGCCGGAAGGGCGCGCCCGCGCCCGGCGCGAGCTTTATCTGGGCGATCATGGCTTCCTGCGGGTGTGGTTCTCGAACCTGCACCAGATCTCCCCGGAGATGTGGCGGGCAAACCAGCCTTCGCCCAAACAGGTGCTCGCCCACGCCAAAGAACGCGGCATCAAGACGATCATCAACCTGCGCGGCCCCACTACCAAGGGGTTTTACCTTCTGGAGAAGGAAGCCTGCGAGCAGGCCGGGATCGAGCTGGTGGACTACCAGATGTTCTCCCGTGAGGCGCCGACTGTGGAGAAGGTGCTGGGCGCGCGCGACCTCTTCGAGCGCATCCAGTATCCGGCCCTGATGCACTGCAAATCGGGCGCGGACCGGGCCGGCATCATGGCGGTCCTCTACAAGTTGCTGCGCGAGAAGGTGCCCTTCGAGGAGGCTGTTGAGCAGCTTTCCGGGCGCTATCTTCACATCCGCCACGGCAAGACCGGGGTGCTGGACGCCTTCTTCGAGGCTTATGCCAGCTTCAATGCCGGGCGCCCGCGCGAGGAATGGAAACCCTTCCTGGACTGGGTCCAGCAGGATTACGACCGCGCCGCCGTGAAGGCGGAATTCCTCGCCAAACTGGGCAAGGGGCCCCAGCTCGACCAGATCCTGCGCCGGGAATAG